A single genomic interval of Brevibacillus brevis harbors:
- a CDS encoding nucleotide pyrophosphohydrolase codes for MERQKTMQEMQQEVDQYISQFKEGYFSPLSMLARMTEEVGELAREINHFYGEKPKKKDEGEKTVEEELGDVLFIVICFANSLGIDLQEAFDRIMHKFNTRDKDRWTRIEENEQA; via the coding sequence ATGGAACGGCAAAAGACAATGCAAGAGATGCAGCAAGAAGTTGATCAATACATATCGCAATTTAAAGAAGGATATTTTTCTCCGCTTTCGATGCTGGCTAGAATGACAGAAGAAGTAGGAGAATTAGCCAGAGAGATTAACCATTTTTATGGAGAAAAACCGAAGAAAAAGGATGAAGGCGAAAAAACAGTAGAGGAAGAGCTGGGAGACGTACTCTTCATCGTGATTTGTTTCGCAAACTCACTCGGAATTGATTTGCAGGAAGCGTTTGATCGTATTATGCACAAGTTTAATACTCGCGATAAAGATCGCTGGACGAGAATAGAGGAGAACGAGCAAGCATGA
- the bshA gene encoding N-acetyl-alpha-D-glucosaminyl L-malate synthase BshA yields the protein MKIGITCYPSLGGSGVVATELGKLLAERGHQVHFITGGMPFRLGAFHPNIFYHEVEVNNYDVFKYPPYDLTLANRMAQVAKNENLDLLHVHYAVPHALCAFLAKQMVGDHLKIVTTLHGTDITVLGYDSNLSDMIRFGIERSDLVTAVSNDLIRQTKELLHTEKEIVPVYNFVDKRRYYPKEVAKLKKVFAPNGEKILMHISNFRPVKRVPDVIEIFSRVREEVPSRLILIGEGPEMGLVRKMIAELGLNDDVCFLGKQEDVAEVLSMADIMLLPSEKESFGLVALEAMACGVPVVATVAGGLPEVVLDGVNGFLRPIGDVEGMAKEAIRLLQNEELYREFSANSIERSCKTFCHETIASQYEALYANLLASKTEGNLSF from the coding sequence ATGAAGATCGGGATTACTTGCTATCCGTCATTGGGCGGATCGGGCGTAGTAGCTACGGAGCTTGGCAAGCTATTGGCTGAGCGAGGACATCAAGTCCATTTCATTACAGGTGGAATGCCATTTCGCTTGGGCGCGTTTCACCCGAACATTTTCTATCATGAAGTAGAAGTGAACAATTATGATGTTTTTAAATATCCACCCTATGATTTGACCTTGGCGAACCGAATGGCGCAAGTGGCGAAAAATGAAAACCTGGACTTATTACATGTGCATTATGCTGTGCCACATGCGTTGTGTGCGTTCCTCGCCAAGCAAATGGTAGGGGATCATTTGAAAATTGTGACCACCTTGCACGGGACGGATATTACTGTTCTGGGCTATGACTCGAACTTGAGTGATATGATCCGCTTCGGCATTGAGCGAAGCGATTTGGTCACAGCGGTGTCTAATGATTTGATCAGGCAGACGAAAGAGCTGCTGCATACAGAAAAAGAAATTGTCCCTGTGTACAACTTCGTAGACAAGCGGCGTTACTACCCGAAAGAGGTTGCGAAGCTGAAAAAGGTATTTGCACCGAATGGTGAAAAAATTCTTATGCACATTTCTAATTTTCGTCCGGTCAAACGTGTGCCGGATGTGATTGAAATATTTTCGCGCGTACGTGAAGAAGTGCCTTCCAGACTGATTCTCATTGGAGAAGGTCCCGAAATGGGGCTGGTCCGCAAGATGATCGCTGAGCTCGGTCTGAACGACGATGTTTGCTTCCTCGGCAAGCAGGAAGACGTCGCAGAGGTATTGTCGATGGCAGACATCATGCTGCTTCCATCAGAAAAGGAGAGCTTCGGTCTCGTCGCATTGGAAGCAATGGCTTGCGGTGTGCCTGTCGTCGCTACAGTGGCAGGAGGCTTGCCCGAAGTTGTCCTGGATGGTGTGAACGGTTTCTTGCGCCCAATTGGGGACGTGGAAGGTATGGCGAAAGAAGCAATTCGTCTCTTGCAAAACGAAGAGCTATACCGCGAATTCTCCGCGAATAGCATCGAGCGATCCTGCAAAACGTTTTGTCACGAAACGATTGCCTCTCAGTATGAAGCACTTTACGCCAACTTGCTGGCAAGCAAAACCGAAGGAAACCTAAGCTTTTGA
- the bshB1 gene encoding bacillithiol biosynthesis deacetylase BshB1 → MSSLDILAIGAHPDDVEIGAAGSLILAAKQGKRVGILDLTYAELSSNGTVERRQQEATGADQVMGVAARYNFGLPDRGLEAVRESAIERVVKLIRETRPAIVLAPYYADRHPDHESVSRIVREAVFNAGIRKYLPEPSVPAYRPSQFLYYFINSTVTPQVVVDITAVYPQKMEALRCYRSQFELEEGSVQTPLTNGYLESVEYRERLFGQQAGVAYAEGFVSAAPYVLKSL, encoded by the coding sequence ATGAGTTCACTCGATATTTTGGCAATCGGCGCTCATCCTGACGATGTTGAGATCGGTGCGGCAGGCAGCCTGATCTTGGCAGCTAAACAGGGGAAGCGCGTGGGGATTCTCGACTTGACCTATGCCGAATTGTCTTCGAATGGAACGGTTGAAAGAAGGCAGCAAGAAGCGACTGGAGCTGACCAGGTGATGGGAGTGGCTGCTCGCTATAATTTTGGCCTACCTGATCGCGGCTTGGAAGCAGTCAGGGAAAGTGCGATTGAACGTGTCGTAAAGCTCATTCGCGAAACTCGTCCAGCCATTGTGCTTGCACCTTATTACGCGGATCGTCATCCAGATCACGAAAGTGTAAGTCGCATCGTTCGAGAGGCGGTGTTTAATGCGGGCATCCGCAAGTATTTGCCGGAGCCTTCTGTGCCTGCCTATCGACCATCGCAATTCCTTTACTATTTTATTAATTCCACTGTCACGCCTCAGGTTGTCGTGGATATCACTGCTGTTTATCCGCAAAAAATGGAGGCGCTGCGTTGCTACCGTAGTCAGTTTGAACTAGAAGAAGGCAGCGTTCAAACACCGCTTACCAACGGATATCTGGAGTCTGTCGAGTATCGAGAGCGACTGTTTGGTCAGCAGGCTGGTGTAGCTTACGCAGAAGGATTTGTCAGTGCAGCTCCGTATGTATTAAAGAGCTTGTGA
- a CDS encoding methylglyoxal synthase, with translation MKIALIAHDRMKEQIVHLAMAYESILAKHDLYATGTTGSRIMEATSLSLTRFLSGPLGGDQQIGAMIARNEMDLIIFLRDPLTSQPHEPDIIALLRLCDVHKIPFATNLGSAEIMLKALELGQLDWREVVHEENEA, from the coding sequence TTGAAAATTGCATTGATTGCCCATGATCGAATGAAAGAACAGATTGTGCATCTAGCGATGGCCTATGAATCCATTTTGGCAAAGCATGACCTGTATGCCACAGGAACAACTGGGTCGCGAATCATGGAAGCTACGTCGCTGTCCCTAACCCGATTTCTGTCAGGGCCATTAGGAGGCGATCAACAAATCGGTGCGATGATCGCCCGCAATGAGATGGATTTGATTATCTTTTTGCGTGATCCGCTTACCTCTCAACCACATGAGCCTGATATTATCGCACTGCTTCGACTATGTGATGTGCACAAAATACCGTTTGCGACCAATCTCGGTTCGGCAGAAATCATGCTGAAGGCTTTGGAGCTGGGACAACTAGATTGGCGCGAAGTGGTGCATGAGGAGAATGAAGCATGA
- the dapB gene encoding 4-hydroxy-tetrahydrodipicolinate reductase → MTKQIRVAVAGANGRMGQEVVKMLAQDSALVFTGNLDTRVSEEEINQQLDEMKPDVLVDFTTPHTVYRHMELCLARGVRPVVGTTGLTTEQLQEMTERYKEAGLGAIIAPNFAIGAILCMKFSAMAAKYMPHVEIIELHHDRKLDAPSGTALKTAEMIAAVREELKQGHPEEVETIPGARGADYEGFRIHSVRLPGMVAHQEVLFGATGQTLSIRHDSINRESFMPGVNMAIKAVMNMNGLIYGLEHLID, encoded by the coding sequence ATGACTAAACAAATTCGTGTAGCAGTTGCAGGCGCAAATGGTCGGATGGGGCAAGAAGTAGTGAAAATGCTGGCGCAGGATTCCGCACTCGTTTTTACAGGCAATCTGGATACGCGCGTGAGTGAAGAAGAAATCAATCAACAACTGGACGAAATGAAGCCGGATGTTCTGGTAGACTTTACGACACCGCATACGGTTTATCGTCATATGGAGCTGTGTTTAGCTCGTGGTGTAAGACCAGTCGTCGGAACAACGGGGCTGACAACAGAGCAACTACAAGAGATGACTGAGCGCTATAAAGAAGCGGGACTGGGTGCCATCATTGCGCCGAATTTTGCGATCGGCGCGATTCTATGTATGAAGTTTTCCGCAATGGCAGCAAAATATATGCCGCATGTGGAAATTATCGAGCTGCATCATGACCGCAAGCTGGATGCGCCAAGCGGAACCGCTTTGAAGACGGCGGAGATGATTGCAGCCGTTCGGGAAGAGCTCAAGCAAGGGCATCCTGAAGAGGTAGAAACGATTCCAGGCGCTCGCGGCGCAGATTACGAAGGCTTCCGAATTCACAGTGTCCGTCTGCCAGGCATGGTTGCTCATCAGGAGGTTTTGTTTGGTGCAACAGGCCAAACGCTGTCGATTCGCCATGATTCGATTAACCGGGAATCTTTCATGCCAGGTGTGAATATGGCCATTAAAGCCGTAATGAATATGAACGGATTGATTTACGGATTGGAGCATTTGATTGATTAA